A window from Polyangium spumosum encodes these proteins:
- a CDS encoding HEAT repeat domain-containing protein has translation MKTAGGSFTFSEAEKQRIEEIHRLEVTGAAGVPALVVMLADPSWTVRRRVVASLAALGDVAVGPLCVALRRERDNEARIAATVDALSASAGSAADAAVLALAGVDVPAIQADAAQILGRRKSTQALGRLGELVSHHDDNVAVAAIEALGRIGGRRVVDALVRVVRGGNFFRTFPAIDVLGRSGDPRAVEPLTELLLDTRYMLEAARALGRTGNRAAVAPLVRLLAQPGDAIVRTVALALSELRERHAELYGVVAPIDEALRRATTVPQAVRRFVQGLGGAGQAEQIAICAVLSALGSDAAIPDIRLLLDGPSAVASAAAGALLELGQSSDARVLDALRDGDGPRRLLLLPLVTSSAATAEVVRCLGDEDSEVRAAACDALARIGDPTAVRVLFPLLADPNGRVVHAASSAIQSLGSTDTEALALSAARSEHPGVRRAALRILGYFGYDAALPVFLEALKDPDVRVRDVAIAGLPYLDAPSALDVLLLLATEPDARTRAAAVRALGQSSAEPRVVACLVAALDDADAWVRYFAAKSLGRLGHVAAAPRIAALLDDEAGHVRVGAVEALACLRGEVAAAALQKAAAERDPDVQRAALIGLGLMGGPESIPHLCAGLASPDAATRIVAASAIAGVSSPEVLPALVRAAGDVDESVAATAMGILAQRPGVEATRALIGLYAEGSASSRAFAALCAPLPGRIEGILEALATADDELSAQLTSALARMRRESANEALLGALGLPNPAARKAAATTLAALGTRQAHATLEQAALVDPDPEVRRVCSLVVAQWAA, from the coding sequence ATGAAGACAGCGGGGGGCAGCTTCACGTTCTCGGAAGCCGAGAAGCAACGTATCGAGGAGATCCACAGGCTCGAGGTGACGGGCGCCGCCGGCGTGCCGGCGCTCGTCGTGATGCTGGCCGATCCGAGCTGGACCGTGCGCCGCAGGGTGGTCGCTTCGCTCGCCGCGCTGGGGGACGTCGCGGTCGGTCCGCTCTGCGTCGCCCTGCGCCGGGAGCGCGACAACGAGGCGCGGATCGCGGCCACCGTCGACGCGCTCTCGGCCTCCGCAGGCAGCGCCGCCGACGCCGCGGTGCTCGCGCTCGCCGGCGTGGATGTGCCCGCGATCCAGGCGGACGCGGCGCAGATCCTCGGGCGCCGCAAGAGCACGCAGGCGCTCGGCCGGCTCGGCGAGCTCGTCTCGCATCACGACGACAACGTGGCCGTCGCGGCGATCGAGGCGCTCGGGCGGATCGGGGGCCGGCGGGTCGTGGACGCGCTCGTGCGGGTCGTCCGGGGTGGCAACTTCTTCCGCACCTTCCCGGCCATCGACGTGCTCGGTCGCAGCGGCGATCCGCGCGCCGTCGAGCCGCTCACCGAGCTGCTCCTCGACACGAGGTACATGCTCGAGGCCGCGCGCGCGCTCGGCCGCACTGGCAACCGGGCTGCCGTCGCGCCTCTCGTCCGCCTGCTCGCGCAGCCCGGCGACGCGATCGTCCGCACCGTGGCCCTCGCGCTCTCGGAGCTGCGGGAGCGGCACGCCGAGCTCTACGGCGTGGTCGCGCCGATCGACGAGGCGCTGCGCCGCGCGACGACCGTGCCGCAGGCCGTGCGTCGGTTCGTCCAGGGCCTCGGCGGCGCGGGGCAAGCCGAGCAGATCGCGATCTGCGCCGTGCTCTCGGCGCTCGGCAGCGACGCCGCGATCCCGGACATCCGGCTCCTGCTCGACGGCCCCTCCGCCGTGGCGAGCGCGGCCGCCGGAGCGCTGCTCGAGCTCGGGCAGAGCTCGGACGCGCGCGTGCTCGACGCGCTGCGGGACGGCGACGGGCCCCGGCGGCTCTTGCTCCTGCCGCTCGTCACGAGCAGCGCCGCGACGGCGGAGGTGGTCCGCTGCCTCGGCGACGAGGACTCCGAGGTGCGCGCGGCGGCTTGTGACGCGCTCGCTCGTATCGGCGATCCGACCGCGGTGCGCGTGCTCTTCCCGCTGCTCGCGGATCCGAACGGCCGCGTCGTGCATGCGGCGAGCTCGGCGATCCAGTCGCTCGGCAGCACGGACACCGAGGCGCTCGCGCTCTCGGCCGCGCGGAGCGAGCACCCCGGGGTACGTCGGGCGGCGCTGCGGATCCTCGGGTATTTTGGTTACGACGCGGCGCTGCCGGTCTTCCTCGAGGCCCTGAAGGATCCGGACGTGCGTGTCCGCGACGTCGCCATCGCCGGCCTTCCCTACCTCGACGCGCCCTCGGCCCTCGACGTGCTGCTCTTGCTGGCGACGGAGCCCGACGCGCGGACGCGCGCCGCGGCCGTGCGTGCGCTGGGACAGTCGAGCGCCGAGCCCCGTGTCGTCGCGTGCCTCGTCGCCGCGCTCGACGACGCGGACGCGTGGGTCCGTTACTTCGCGGCCAAGTCGCTCGGGCGGCTCGGGCACGTGGCTGCGGCTCCGCGTATCGCCGCGCTGCTCGACGACGAGGCGGGGCACGTGCGGGTGGGGGCGGTCGAGGCGCTCGCCTGCTTGCGGGGCGAGGTCGCGGCGGCTGCGCTGCAGAAGGCGGCCGCGGAGCGTGATCCGGACGTGCAACGCGCGGCGCTCATCGGCCTCGGCCTCATGGGGGGTCCGGAGTCGATCCCGCACCTCTGCGCGGGGCTCGCTTCGCCCGACGCCGCGACGCGGATCGTGGCCGCCTCGGCCATCGCGGGCGTGAGCTCGCCCGAGGTCCTGCCGGCGCTCGTGCGGGCGGCGGGGGACGTCGACGAGAGCGTCGCCGCGACGGCCATGGGCATCCTGGCGCAGCGGCCCGGCGTCGAGGCCACGCGTGCGCTCATCGGCCTCTACGCGGAGGGTTCGGCTTCGAGCCGCGCGTTTGCCGCCCTCTGCGCGCCCTTGCCTGGCCGGATCGAGGGCATCCTCGAGGCGCTCGCGACGGCGGACGACGAGCTCTCGGCGCAGCTCACCTCGGCCCTGGCGCGGATGCGGCGCGAGAGCGCGAACGAGGCGCTGCTCGGTGCGCTCGGCCTGCCCAACCCGGCGGCGCGCAAGGCGGCGGCGACCACGCTCGCCGCGCTCGGCACGCGGCAGGCCCACGCGACGCTGGAGCAGGCGGCATTGGTGGATCCGGACCCCGAGGTCAGGCGGGTGTGCTCGCTCGTCGTGGCGCAATGGGCCGCATGA
- a CDS encoding CheR family methyltransferase, with product MNNLPISPQVFAILGALIEEKLGIHYGPLDKDLLGDKVALRAVEAGFDSLLDYYYFLRYDPGGPAEFEALADVLVVGETYLFRELDQLEVLVRDVLAPLVEASGPRKPRLWSAACSTGEEPYSIAMLLAVLGKLDRVEIVATDVSTRALAAARAGEYGARSLRSQVKVPPAASRFLQKKGERVVMSDEIRSAVDFRRVNLLDADAVEKLGLFDVIVCRNVLIYFQDATARRVIDTLTRVLVPSGILLVGVSESLFRLGTALRCEERGGAFLYRKVG from the coding sequence ATGAACAACCTGCCGATCTCCCCGCAGGTATTCGCCATCCTCGGCGCGTTGATCGAGGAGAAGCTCGGCATTCATTACGGGCCCCTCGACAAGGACCTGCTCGGCGACAAGGTCGCGCTCCGGGCCGTCGAGGCGGGCTTCGATTCGCTGCTCGATTATTATTATTTTCTCCGTTACGACCCGGGCGGGCCGGCCGAATTCGAGGCCCTGGCGGACGTCCTCGTCGTCGGCGAGACGTACCTCTTCCGCGAGCTCGATCAGCTCGAGGTCCTGGTGCGTGACGTCCTCGCGCCCCTCGTCGAGGCCTCCGGCCCGCGCAAGCCTCGGCTCTGGTCGGCGGCGTGCTCGACCGGGGAGGAGCCGTACAGCATTGCCATGCTGCTCGCCGTGCTCGGAAAGCTCGATCGGGTGGAGATCGTGGCGACCGACGTGAGCACGCGTGCGCTCGCGGCGGCGCGCGCGGGTGAATATGGTGCTCGCTCCCTGCGCAGCCAGGTCAAGGTCCCGCCCGCGGCCTCCCGCTTCCTGCAAAAGAAGGGCGAGCGCGTCGTGATGAGCGACGAGATCCGCAGCGCCGTCGATTTCCGGCGCGTCAATTTGCTCGACGCGGACGCCGTCGAGAAGCTCGGGCTCTTCGACGTCATCGTCTGTCGCAACGTGCTCATTTATTTCCAGGACGCGACGGCGCGTCGCGTGATCGACACGCTCACCCGTGTCCTCGTGCCGAGCGGCATTTTGCTCGTGGGGGTATCGGAGTCGCTCTTCCGGCTCGGGACAGCGCTCCGGTGCGAGGAGCGCGGCGGGGCGTTCCTTTATCGAAAGGTCGGCTGA